The following DNA comes from Mya arenaria isolate MELC-2E11 chromosome 11, ASM2691426v1.
acattgtacagtattgtggtactggaggttcttacttgatatacattgtacagtattgaggtactggaggttcgtacttgatatacattgtacagtattgtagtactggaggttcttacttgatatacattgtacagtattgtggtactggaggttcttacttgatatacattgtacagtattgtagtactggaggttcttacttgatatacattgtacagtattgtggtactggaggttcttacttgatagacattgtacagtattaaggtactggagtttcttacttgatatacattgtacagtattgtagtactggaggttcttacttgatatacattgtacagtattgagttactggaggttcttacttgatatacattgtacagtattgtggtactggagtttcttacttgatatacattgtacagtattgtggtactggaggttcttacttgatatacattgtacagtagtgtggtactggaggttcttacttgatatacattgtacagtattgtgtTACTGGAGGTTcatacttgatatacattgtacagtactgagttactggaggttcttacttgatatacattgtacagtattgagttACTGGAGGTTCTtgcttgatatacattgtacagtagtctggtactggaggttcttacctgatatacattgtacagtattgtggtactggaggttcttacttgatatacattgtacagtactgtggtactggaggttcttacttgatatacattgtacagtactgaggtactggaggttcttacttgatatacattgtacagtactgagttactggaggttcttacttgatatacattgtacagtattgagttACTGGAGGTTCTtgcttgatatacattgtacagtagtgtggtactggaggttcttacctgatatacattgtacagtattgtggtactggaggttcttacttgatatacattgtacagtactgtggtactggaggttcttacttgataaacattgtacagtattgagttACTGGAGGTTcatacttgatatacattgtacagtattgaggtactggaggttcttacttgatatacattgtacagtagtgtggtactggaggttcttacatgatatacattgtacagaaTTGAGgcactggaggttcttacttgatatacattgtacagtattgagttactggaggttcttacttgatatacattgtacagtattgaggtactggaggttcttacttgatatacattgtacagtattgtggtactggaggttcttacttgatattcattgtacagtactgtggtactggaggttcttacttgatatacatcgTACAGTATTGAgttactggaggttcttacttgatatacattgtacagtattgtggtactggagtttcttacttgatatacattgtacagtattgaggtactggaggttcttacttgatatacattgtacagtattgaggtactggaggttcttacttgatatacattgtacagtattgtggtactggaggttcttacttgatatacattgtacagtattgagttactggaggttcttacttgatatacattgtacagtagtgtggtactggaggttcttacttgatatacattgtacagtattgtagtactggaggttcttacttgatatacattgtacagtactgagttactggagtttcttacttgatatacattgtacagtattgtggtactggaggttcttacttgatatacattgtacagtactgtggtactggaggttcttacttgatatacattgtacagtattgtggtactggaggttcttacttgatatacattgtacagtattgtagtactggaggttcttacttgatatacattgtacaatactgtggtactggaggttcttacttgatatacattgtacagtactgagttactggagtttcttacttgatatacattgtacaatacTGTgatactggaggttcttacttgatatacattgtacaatactgtggtactggaggttcttacttgatatacattgtacagtattgagttactggaggttcttacttcatatacattgtacagtattgaggtactggaggttcttacttgatatacattgtacagtactgaggtactggaggttcttacttcatatacattgtacagtattgaggtactggaggttcttacttgatatacattgtacagtattgagttactggaggttcttacttcatatacattgtacagtattgaggtactggaggttcttacttgatatacattgtacagtattgaggtactggaggttcttacttgatatacattgtacagtgttgtggtactggaggtttttacttgatatacattgtacaatagtgtggtactggaggttcttacttgatatacattgtacagtagtgtggtactggaggttcttacttgatatacattgtacagtactgagttactggaggttcttacttgatatacattgtacagtactgagttactggaggttcttacttgatatacattgtacagtattgtggtactggaggttcttacttgatatacattgtacagtagtGTGGTACTGGagtttcttacttgatatacattgtacaatactgtggtactggaggttcttacttgatatacattgtacaatactgtggtactggagtttcttacttgatatacattgtacaatactgtggtactggaggttcttacttgatatacattgtacagtattgagttactggaggttcttacttgacaTACATTGTACTGTATTGTGGTACTGGagtttcttacttgatatacattgtacagtactgtggtactggaggttcttacttgatatacaatgtacagtactgtggtactggagtttcttacttgatatacattgtacagtattgtggtactggaggttcttacttgatatacattgtacagtattgagttactggaggttcttacttgatatacattgtacagtattgtggtactggaggttcttacttgatatacattgtacagtagtGTGGTACTGGagtttcttacttgatatacattgtacagtactgagTTACTGGAGTTTCttcttgatatacattgtacaatactgtggtactggagtttcttacttgatatacattgtacaatactgtggtactggaggttcttacttgatatacattgtacagtaatgagttactggaggttcttacttgatatacattgtacagtactgagttactggaggttcttacttgatatacattgtacagtattgaggtactggagtttcttacttgatatacattgtacagtattgaggtactggaggttcttacttgatatacattgtacagtattgaggcACTGGAGGTTcatacttgatatacattgtacagtattgaggtactggaggttcttacttgatatacattgtacagtactgagttactggaggttcttacttgatatacattgtacagtactgagttactggaggttcttacttgatatacattgtacagtattgaggcactggaggttcttacttgatatacattgtacagtattgaggtactggaggttcttacttgatatacattgtacagtactgagttactggaggttcttacttgatatacattgtacagtattgaggcACTGGAGGTTcatacttgatatacattgtacagtattgagttactggaggttcttacttgatatacattgtacagtactgagttactggaggttcttacttgatatacattgtacagtattgaggtactggagtttcttacttgatatacattgtacagtattgaggtactggaggttcttacttgatatacattgtacagtattgaggtactggagtttcttacttgatatacattgtacagtactgagttactggaggttcttacttgatatacattgtacagtattgtggtactggaggttcttacttgatatacattgtacagtagtGTGGTACTGGagtttcttacttgatatacattgtacagtactgtggtactggaggttcttacttgatatacattgtacagtattgtggtactggaggttcttacttgatatacattgtacaatactgtggtactggagtttcttacttgatatacattgtacaatactgaggtactggaggttcttacttgatatacattgtacagtattgtggtactggaggttcttacttgatatacattgtacagtattgagttactggaggttcttacttgatatacattgtacagtattgtggtactggaggttcttacttgatatacattgtacagtagtGTGGTACTGGagtttcttacttgatatatattgtacagtactgagttactggagtttcttacttgatatacattgtacaatactgtggtactggagtttcttacttgatatacattgtacaatactgtggtactggaggttcttacttgatatacattgtacagtattgagttactggaggttcttacttgatatacattgtacagtactgagttactggaggttcttacttgatatacattgtacagtattgaggtactggagttgcttacttgatatacattgtacagtattgaggtactggaggttcttacttgatatacattgtacagtattgaggcACTGGAGGTTcatacttgatatacattgtacagtattgaggtactggaggttcttacttgatagacattgtacagtactgagttactggaggttcttacttgatatacattgtacagtactgagttactggaggttcttacttgatatacattgtacagtattgaggcACTGGAGGTTcatacttgatatacattgtacagtattgaggtactggaggttcttacttgatatacattgtacagtactgagttactggaggttcttacttgatatacattgtacagtattgaggcACTGGAGGTTcatacttgatatacattgtacagtattgagttactggaggttcttatttgatatacattgtacagtactgtggtactggaggttcttacttgatatacattgtacagtattgtggtactggaggttcttacttgatatacattgtacagtattgagttactggaggttcttacttgatatacattgtacagtattgaggtactggaggttcttacttgatatacattgtacagtagtGTGGTACTGGagtttcttacttgatatatattgtacagtactgagttactggagtttcttacttgatatacattgtacaatactgtggtactggagtttcttacttgatatacattgtacaatactgtggtactggaggttcttacttgatatacattgtacagtattgagttactggaggttcttacttgatatacattgtacagtactgagttactggaggttcttacttgatatacattgtacagtattgaggtactggagtttcttacttgatatacattgtacagtattgaggtactggaggttcttacttgatatacattgtacagtattgaggcactggaggttcttacttgatatacattgtacagtattgaggtactggaggttcttacttgatagacattgtacagtactgagttactggaggttcttacttgatatacattgtacagtactgagttactggaggttcttacttgatatacattgtacagtattgaggcACTGGAGGTTcatacttgatatacattgtacagtattgaggtactggaggttcttacttgatatacattgtacagtactgagttactggaggttcttacttgatatacattgtacagtattgaggcACTGGAGGTTcatacttgatatacattgtacagtattgagttactggaggttcttacttgatatacattgtacagtactgagttactggaggttcttacttgatatacattgtacagtattgaggtactagagtttcttacttgatatacatgtacagtattgaggtactggaggttcttacttgatatacattgtacagtattgagttactggagtttcttacttgatatacattgtacagtactgagttactggaggttcttacttgatatacattgtacagtattgtggtactggaggttcttacttgatatacattgtacagtagtGTGGTACTGGagtttcttacttgatatacattgtacagtactgagttactggaggttcttacttgatatacattgtacagtattgagttactggaggttcttacttgatatacattgtacagtactgagttactggaggttcttacttgatatatattgtacagtattgaggtactggaggttcttacttgatatacattgtacagtagtGTGGTACTGGagtttcttacttgatatacattgtacagtactgtggtactggaggttcttacttgatatacattgtacagtattgtggtactggaggttcttacttgatatacattgtacagtattgaggtactggaggttcttacttgatatacattgtacagtactgtggtactggagtttcttacttgatatacattgtacagtactgaggtactggaggttcttacttgatatacattgtactgtactgtggtactggaggttcttacttggtatacattgtacagtattgaggtactggaggttcttacttgatatatattgtacagtattgaggtactggaggttcttacttgatatacattgtacagtactgtggtactggaggttcttacttgatatacattgtacagtattgaggtactggaggttcttacttgatatacattgtacagtattgaggtactggaggttcttacttgatatacattgtacagtattgtggtactggagtttcttacttgatatacattgtacagtactgtggtactggaggttcttccttgatatacattgtacagtactgtggtactggaggttcttacttgatatacattgtacagtactgtggtactggagtttcttacttgatatacattgtacagtactgtggtactggaggttcgtacttgatatacattgtacagtattgaggtactggaggttcttacttgatatacattgtacagtactgtcttactggaggttcttacttgatatacattgtacagtactgtggtactggaggttcttacttgatatacattgtacagtactgtggtactggaggttcttccttgatatacattgtacagtactgtggtactggaggttcttacttgatatacattgtacagtactgtggtactggagtttcttacttgatatacattgtacagtactgtggtactggaggttcttacttgatatacattgtacagtactgtggtactggagtttcttacttgatatacattgtacagtattgtggtactggaggttcttacttgatatacattgtacagtattgagttACTCAGGACTCGTACTTTTTTTTGCATTGTGCATTACGAAACTGTATTGGTTTACATATCTACCTTCGCTCCTTTGAATTTTGCCCGAATTGTCCgtaagtaaaatataatttcgcaTTTCACTTCGCACACACTGTATATGTCTGAATGAAATGACATGCTGCTTGCTCCAAGAAAGATTTTTAAAGGCACACTGAGGAACTAATCGGGGAGCTGGACGTGTGGCACACGGTTTGGATTGGGCTAGATATATTACATTAAGTGAGTATGTGAGGTGAATACCTGCGTCTTAAAAGACCCGCTTACGTTTTATTTGATCAGACGTCGAAATCAATATTACGAATTCTATTGATAgtatttatctaaaaaaaaaatataacagaaaatgttatattttattgaagcctgaatgttgatatttttggagATACAAGATGATATCTGCCAGTTAGTTTTTGATAATAAacgtttaaagatgcactcttactcccaaataagatttgcaacaatttattataatgtttcaaaattccaaaagaggatgaataaatgtcggaaacaattattcttatgagggataccgagttttatttgatagaaatgagcattaaacacagtatttctaccttatgaggcCCAAATATTGATAGGCCCAAGGCCGGCCCATTAATTTGAGttctaaaaatatcattaacattaacaataacaagtttcattttacaatttatttgaatatataaggTAAAAATGGGACTTACCTgtgatatatgatataatcaATATCCTCGATTACTTTGAAACACAGATGGGGTAGCACAAACTTTACAGACATGAAAACATCTAATTGCATTACCCCACCCGTTGACatggctaccagacaaatcggtcccttaccaaatcggcccctagctcaaacggttaccttttcggccccttaccaaatcgtccccatcccgtagacgtttcggcccctgattaccgAGAATTTTCGgcccttttttaattttatttttttatttctaaatataagtagaaaacatgtattttttttttattttaatagacaaagctatatacatgcatatataggtataaataaaaatagatttaaagaaaatatctgtacacttgaaaacatgtaaagatttattcacgaaatatttttataaaacgaaatagagttgaagaagaaatgtttaagcttattttttttaaataatctttaaatattatacataactatgttggtaatattatgtataatgacatgtccattgtctaacatcagtcttgaccaaacacctatcgcccgccgtagatggcaccaacatttttcaggaaCTCCTCGCAGGTGACCTCATGCGAATCGTATGGGTCCACCTCATCCATGATCCTGGCGCCGATGTCTCTGTAACGCTCTCGACGCTGACGGCCAAGGGCTGCCTCCGACACCAGTTGATGTGTTACCTTCACCATCTTGGATTCCCTCAGCAGCAGTTTCAGAAAAACGTTAAACAGCAGGGTTGACCGACCGGCAGAAAAGTTCAAACGGCGATGCCAGCCTGAATTAAAATAGtcataacacaattaaaactaaaacatacatgattttCTAGTTTTAGTGAATGCTTTTACCGGAAATGATACGgggaatataataaataaatatttacaacagtTTTGTATTTACCTTCGGTGTCATTGTTGGTTCGTATCGTCTGTCGGTAGACAGACCACTCAGTGGTGCTCCAGAGGGAGCTCTCCATCCACTGATCTTCAACGTACGTGAAGAGTTCTTTCATCTGGTTCGAACTCGCCTCTGCCCGGTCTTTAAGCTTGATGAAGGCGGGCTCTATGTGTTGTAGGACAGTCCTGGAAGGAATGGAAGCGCCAACAGCTTCCTGATGAGCTGGAGGGCTCCCTCTCTCCGCTCATAAGTTGCCTTTAGCCCCAGGTGTTGGACGTGGCGCAGAACGGACTGGCACCAATGAAATGCACATCCCTTTAGCTGGGTACCCGGAAAAACGGAGCGGAGGGCCTGCCATAGACCTGAAAGGAAACATTGTATGATCaatcttattttttacataGTTTATATTGAGATATTCAATTTTACCATGatgaattgttatttttgtcattttgctATATCCTTACCTGCTTCAAAATCACGTTCCATGGTCAAAACCTCCCCGTTTTGGTCAAAacgtatattttattatattttgttattaataataataataatatttacgtagatacatattttaaaatggtatttaCTTACAGCTACATAATGCTGCTTCCTGCGCTTCGACATTAGCACGTATAGCAGTGGAACCTGCTTCACCGACTCCCCTTGCTGCAGGAAGGCGTGCACGGACCAAAGTTGTGTTAATGGTCTGTTGACTACCCTGAAGGTGCCGTCAAGGTACCATCGTCGCGCCTGTCCCAGAAACTTCAGTTGACTAGGGGTGGAGAACATCAGATGACGTTCGTCGCCGACCCTCACATCACCGATGAAAAAAGACTCCAGCAGGTAGTCCGTGTCGACCTGTAACGATAATACAATTATGTTTACATTCTGTTCATgtattcatcaaaatatattgacTTGTTATATACCTTATATACATCCTGCGGGTAGTCAGTGTCGACCTGTAACGCTATcacaattatgtttatataaatatcaaaatatattgactTGTTGTATACCTCAAAGTCAAGAGACGTGGGATCTTTCGGGCGGACTTTCTGGCGCGATCGGTTGACCCGTCTCATCAAGTTAGAGGGACACGGTATGTTGAATTCACCGTCCTTGAAAACGCCTGAAAAacatttcagtttcaaaatagAAATCGCCTCACATATTTATGCGTTATTTGAAATAGAATATTGCTTTTTATACTTTCACTTACATCTCTGGTTAGTAAGACCCGCTTCCTTATGAGTGGGTCAGCCGGGTGACAGTGCTCCTTAGCGCCCCTTGAAAAAACCTCACCCCGCTGATTAACCGACGCATAGCAAGACATGTCTTTTCGCCTGATGCTGCATCTCTACTGCCTGCTGGAATCGGTCTCTCTCtctgaaatatgaaaaaggAATGTCTGCACGCACTTATATTACCTCCTTATTTCTGAGCTTTTCTATAATACAAATGCTATATTCGCCTGCAATATCCTATGAACATACCTTGACACAGTACGAAAACCCACCCGATGACACCAGCTTCTGTCGCTTCCGGTTGGAACCCTCTTCGACGACCTCGTACTCTACCTCTGCCTCGTCAACGACGCTGCACGACAGCATCGGCTCTCTTATCGACCTACATTGTAAGTAATTGAGGTGGAATGTAAGTACAAGATTAATGTTGcataacaaatgtttaacaGCCATTCATTCTGATACAATGATATAGAAGTGTTCATGTGTCTTAACTTAAATTTACCTTTCATGGATTACAGTTGTGGCAACAGGTCCATCTCTGGTTACATCGAATAGCTGCTCGCGACTGTCGTTGAGGCTGGGGCCTACGATGTAGGTTGCATCTAGAGCGGATACTTTATTTGAAGTTTCATCAAGGAACGATTCCGCTGTGGCGAACTGCGAAACATCTGATCAGAAGTGGTTGATTCGGTGCGATTCGGTGTCGATGCAGAACTGCCGGTGCTGAAGTCAAGTGCGAACGTCACACTGAGATACTTACATCAATAGGTACCAAACCGTCCCTCGTAACATTACAGGGCTTGCAGACGAACTGTACTGTGGTTAACGCTTTCCTGGCTTTG
Coding sequences within:
- the LOC128208641 gene encoding uncharacterized protein LOC128208641, with protein sequence MKELFTYVEDQWMESSLWSTTEWSVYRQTIRTNNDTEGWHRRLNFSAGRSTLLFNVFLKLLLRESKMVKVTHQLVSEAALGRQRRERYRDIGARIMDEVDPYDSHEVTCEEFLKNNSN